One window from the genome of Diorhabda sublineata isolate icDioSubl1.1 chromosome 10, icDioSubl1.1, whole genome shotgun sequence encodes:
- the LOC130449942 gene encoding radial spoke head protein 3 homolog B, protein MTLEDRPILRRQRAQPRRSSKDNLEVDIRNGSAGNIAKNEYVFSSSPRALYTNRKMYKGSDVPYANVMFERRVFRGTNFGANKCEGDGESAAARAAEAQRRAKARTRAQNMKVSLRLGSPPAISGRKHERIQTENYLEEIFVTPPVADICTQTDLFLERPVSPFYVPAKTGADVETQIYPGDLFDFDLEVQPILEVLVGKTIEQSLIEVLEEEELAALREQQRKFLEIRAAETAEALRLEEREKRLFKEKERRMAELEEGLKNQKEMEEKIAAAVLMQGYLANLLPSVLEGLESDGFLLDNIKQDLEDSFMPWLLKEVTGEMQDMVSSRDILADIVREILENRADLYVALDKEIVEVAEEGTDNIQDEQLQDHMKLQEEIRKKLEENQ, encoded by the coding sequence ATGACTCTCGAAGACAGACCTATTTTAAGAAGGCAACGAGCTCAGCCCAGAAGATCCTCGAAAGACAACCTCGAAGTAGATATACGTAATGGAAGTGCGGGTAACATCGCCAAAAATGAATACGTATTTTCCAGTTCCCCTCGAGCGTTATAcacaaatagaaaaatgtataaagGAAGTGATGTACCGTACGCTAACGTTATGTTCGAGAGAAGAGTTTTCAGAGGAACTAATTTCGGAGCAAATAAATGCGAAGGTGACGGCGAATCCGCCGCAGCGAGAGCCGCGGAAGCTCAAAGAAGAGCAAAAGCAAGAACACGTGCCCAAAATATGAAAGTGTCTTTACGACTTGGTTCTCCTCCGGCGATTTCTGGTAGAAAACACGAACGGATACAAACcgaaaattatttggaagaaaTATTCGTAACTCCACCCGTCGCCGATATATGCACACAGACAGATTTATTCTTAGAGAGACCAGTATCTCCATTTTATGTTCCCGCCAAAACCGGCGCCGATGTAGAAACACAAATTTATCCTGGTGATTTGTTCGATTTCGATTTAGAAGTGCAACCAATACTCGAGGTACTTGTGGGTAAGACAATAGAACAATCATTAATAGAAGTTTTGGAAGAGGAAGAATTAGCAGCTCTTAGAGAACAACAAAGAAAATTCTTGGAAATAAGAGCCGCCGAAACTGCTGAAGCTTTGAGGTTGGAAGAAAGAGAAAAGAgattattcaaagaaaaagaacgaAGAATGGCAGAACTGGAAGAAGGATTGAAGAATCAAAAAGAGATGGAAGAAAAGATAGCCGCAGCTGTATTGATGCAAGGATATTTAGCAAACCTCCTTCCTTCAGTGTTAGAAGGTTTAGAATCAGACGGCTTCCTTTTGGATAACATCAAACAAGATTTGGAAGATTCATTTATGCCTTGGTTACTTAAAGAAGTCACAGGGGAGATGCAAGATATGGTTAGTAGTAGAGATATTCTTGCTGATATAGTTAGGGAGATTTTAGAAAATCGGGCGGATTTATACGTCGCTTTGGATAAAGAAATCGTAGAAGTTGCCGAAGAAGGTACGGATAATATTCAAGATGAGCAGTTGCAAGATCATATGAAATTACAagaagaaattcgaaaaaaattggaggaaaatcaataa
- the LOC130449744 gene encoding ras-related protein Rab-9A, with amino-acid sequence MRSNNKNTLLKVVILGDGNVGKSCLMNRFVSNQFDEHSFHTIGVEFLNKDIEIDGETYTLQIWDTAGQERFKTLRTPFYRGSDICLLTYAIDDKCSYRNLQMWKNEFLYYADIKENVQFPFIVVGNKSDVSAEEREVSQLELETWCNENSITSFIETSAKTANNVQEAFKMAVQHWLKLESRADKIDAVVNDTVDLRKKQSDNRISCCIGSGDE; translated from the exons ATGAGGTCGAACAATAAAAATACTCTCTTAAAAGTGGTAATTTTGGGGGACGGAAATGTTggaaaaagttgtttaatgaaTAGATTCGTATCCAATCAATTTGATGAACATTCATTTCATACAATTGGGgtagaatttttgaataaagatATAGAGATTGACGGGGAAACTTACACTTTGCAG ATTTGGGATACTGCTGGACAAGAACGATTCAAAACATTGAGAACTCCTTTTTATAGAGGTAGTGATATATGTTTGTTGACTTACGCTATAGATGATAAATGCAGTTATAGAAATTTACAAAtgtggaaaaatgaatttttatattatgctGATATAAAGGAAAACGTTCAATTTCCATTTATAGTAGTAGGAAATAAG TCTGACGTATCTGCCGAAGAAAGGGAAGTATCTCAATTAGAACTTGAAACATGGTGTAACGAAAATTCGATAACATCATTTATAGAGACATCAGCGAAAACTGCGAATAATGTACAAGAAGCTTTCAAAATGGCAGTTCAACATTGGCTGAAACTGGAATCGAGAGCAGACAAAATTGATGCGGTTGTTAACGATACTGTGGATTTGAGAAAAAAGCAGTCGGATAATAGGATTTCCTGTTGTATTGGATCCGGTGATGAGTAG